The Candidatus Polarisedimenticolaceae bacterium genome segment GGCGCGGGCGGCCCGGCGCTCCGCCGCGGACAGATAGACGTTGCGGCTGGACATCGCCACCCCGTCCTCGTCGCGGACGATCGGGAGCACCAGGATCTCGACGTCGACCAGGAGGTCGCGGGTCATCCGCTGGAGCACGATCGCCTGCTGCGCGTCCTTCTGGCCGAAGGCGGCGACGTTCGGCTTCACCACCTCGAAGAGCTTGAGCACGACCGTCGCGACGCCCCGGAAGTGGCCGGGACGCGACGCCCCCTCCAGGCGCGAGGAGATGCCCGCGACCTCGACGAACGTCGAGGCGCCCTCCGGGTAGATCTCCGCCGCGTCGGGGGCGAAGATCACGTCGACCCCCTCCCGGACGCACAGGTCGCTGTCGCGCGCGAGGTCGCGGGGGTAACGGCTGAGGTCCTCGTTCGGGCCGAACTGGGTCGGGTTCACGAAGATCGACACGACCGTGAGGTCGCATTCGGCCTTCACGCGGCGGACGAGGCTCATGTGCCCCTCGTGCAGATACCCCATCGT includes the following:
- the panC gene encoding pantoate--beta-alanine ligase: MEIVRKVHAMKELARRARAAGRRIGFVPTMGYLHEGHMSLVRRVKAECDLTVVSIFVNPTQFGPNEDLSRYPRDLARDSDLCVREGVDVIFAPDAAEIYPEGASTFVEVAGISSRLEGASRPGHFRGVATVVLKLFEVVKPNVAAFGQKDAQQAIVLQRMTRDLLVDVEILVLPIVRDEDGVAMSSRNVYLSAAERRAARAIPSCLEAAERAVAGGERDPAKVVAAARAILDAEAGLRVDYLELVDTTTLQPAPKLEGELLLAVAAFAGKTRLIDNTVLRP